GTCGAGCCTTTGCTGCACAATTTGCCGAAGTTGGCCGGATGCGCCGGATCGCCGCTGACGCCGAGAATGCGCTCGCCGTCATGCTCGATCAGCACGCCGCAGCCGACGCCGCAGTAGCAGCAGGTCGAGGCGGTCGTCTGGCGGTTCATCAGACCGCATCCCGCAGTGCCAACTGCACGCGGCCGTTTTCGACCCGGGCCGGATGATGGTGCGCGCAGCCGATGTCCGGCGCCTGAGCCTCGCCGGTTTGCAGGTCGATCTGCCAGTTGTGCAGCGGGCAGGCCACGCGTTTACCGTAGATCAAACCTTGTGACAGCGGCCCGCCCTTGTGCGGGCAGCGATCGTCGAGGGCGAAAACTTCGTCGTCGCTTGTACGAAAAATCGCGATGTCACCTTTCGGCCCGGCAATGATCCGCGAACCGAGGGCATTGATCTCTTCCAGGGCACAGATATCGAGCCAGTTCATGCCGGCACCTCCAGGTTTTTCACGGGGATCACCTCGAATTCTTTCTTCAGTTGCGGCTGCGCCAGACGCTCTTTCCACGGGTCCTGTTCGAACGACAGGGAGAACTGCAGACGCTCGTTCAGGGCCTTGCGCCGCTCCGGGTCTTCAAGCACGGCTTGCTTGATGTGCTCCATGCCGACCCGTTGCAGGTAGTGCACGGTGCGTTCGAGGTAGAACGCTTCTTCGCGATACAGCTGCAGGAACGCACCGTTGTACTCGCGGACTTCCTCGGCGGTTTTCAGCTTGACGAAGAACTCGGCGACTTCGGTCTTGATCCCGCCGTTGCCGCCGATGTACATCTCCCAGCCGGAGTCGACACCGATGATTCCTACGTCCTTGATCCCCGCTTCCGAGCAGTTGCGTGGGCATCCGGAGACAGCGAGTTTCACTTTGTGCGGCGACCACATGTTGAACAGGTCGTGCTCAAGCTCGATACCCAACTGCGTCGAGTTCTGCGTGCCAAAGCGGCAGAACTCGCTGCCGACGCAGGTTTTCACGGTGCGGATGGATTTGCCGTAGGCGTGGCCGGAGGGCATGTCGAGGTCTTTCCAGACGCCCGGCAAGTCCTGCTTCTTGATCCCCAGCAGGTCGATGCGCTGACCGCCGGTGACCTTGACCATCGGTACGTTGTATTTGTCGGCCACGTCGGCGATGCGGCGCAGTTCCGAAGGGTTGGTCACGCCGCCCCACATCCGTGGCACCACCGAATAGGTGCCGTCCTTCTGAATGTTGGCGTGGGCGCGTTCGTTGATCAGGCGCGATTGCGGATCGTCCCTGGCTTCGCCGGGCCAGGTGGAAATCAGGTAATAGTTCAGCGCCGGCCGGCAGGTGGCACAGCCATTCGGGGTGCGCCAGTTGAGGTAGCTCATGGTGTCGGCGATGGTCAGCAGATGCTGTTCGCGGATCGCCTGGCGGATCTGCCCGTGGTTGAGGTCGCTGCAACCGCAGATGGCTTTTTCGCTTTTCGGTTTGACGTCCGCCGCGCCGCCGACGGTGTTGATCAGGATCTGCTCGACCAGCCCGGCGCAGGAGCCGCAGGAACTGGCAGCCTTGGTGTGCTTCTTCACGTCATCGACGCTGAACAGGCCGTGTTCCTGAATCGCCTTGACGATGGTGCCTTTGCACACGCCGTTGCAGCCGCAGACTTCGGCAGTGTCGGCCATGCTCATGGCTTTGTCCTGGCCCTGATGTCCTACGTCGCCGATAGAATTTTCACCAAACATCAGGTGATCGCGGATCTCGCCGATGGCGTGATTCTCACGAATCTGTCGGAAATACCAACCGCCATCTGCCGTATCGCCGTACAGACAGGCGCCGACCAGCACGTCATCCTTGATCACCAGTTTTTTGTACACGCCGCCGATCGGGTCGGAGAGGGTGATGGTTTCGGTGCCTTCGCCGCCCATGAAATCACCGGCGGAAAACAGGTCGATGCCGGTGACTTTCAATTTGGTCGAGGTCACCGAGCCCTGATAGCGGGCGAAACCCAGTTGTGCGAGGTGATTGGCGCAGACCTTGGCCTGTTCGAACAGCGGCGCCACCAGGCCATAGGCGATGCCACGATGGCTGGCGCATTCGCCGATGGCATAGATGCGCGGATCGTAGGTCTGCAGGGTGTCGTTGACCAGAATCCCGCGGTTGCAGGGGATGCCGGCGCGTTCCGCCAGTTCGGTATTGGGGCGGATGCCGGCGGCCATCACCACCAGATCGGCGGGGATGATCTCGCCGTTCTTGAACTGTACCGAGCCGACCCGGCCGTTGCCTGCGTCGTGCAGGGCTTGGGTCTGCTCGCACAGACGAAAGTGCAAGCCACGGGCTTCGAGCGCCGTTTGCAGCAGTTGGCCGCTGGTCTTGTCCAGCTGTCGCTCCAGCAGCCATTCGCCGATGTGCACCACGGTGACGTGCATGCCGCGCAGCATCAGGCCGTTGGCGGCTTCGAGGCCGAGCAGGCCGCCGCCGATGACCACCGCGTGCTTGTGGGTTTTGGCGGTGTCGATCATCGCCTGGGTGTCGGCGATGTCGCGGTAGCCGATCACACCCTGCAAGTCATTGCCCGGAATCGGCAGGATGAACGGCGTCGAGCCGGTGGCGATCAGCAGGCGATCATACTCAGCCTCGGTGCCGTCCTCGGCGATCACCCGGCGTTTGACCCGGTCGATCTGCACCACCTTGCGGTTGAGCAGCAACTTGATGTGGTTTTCCAGGTACCAGTCGA
The Pseudomonas fluorescens genome window above contains:
- the nirD gene encoding nitrite reductase small subunit NirD, whose translation is MNWLDICALEEINALGSRIIAGPKGDIAIFRTSDDEVFALDDRCPHKGGPLSQGLIYGKRVACPLHNWQIDLQTGEAQAPDIGCAHHHPARVENGRVQLALRDAV
- the nirB gene encoding nitrite reductase large subunit NirB; translation: MKKLKLVMIGNGMAGVRTLEELLKLSNELYDITVFGAEPHTNYNRILLSPVLAGEQTFEEIVLNDLDWYLENHIKLLLNRKVVQIDRVKRRVIAEDGTEAEYDRLLIATGSTPFILPIPGNDLQGVIGYRDIADTQAMIDTAKTHKHAVVIGGGLLGLEAANGLMLRGMHVTVVHIGEWLLERQLDKTSGQLLQTALEARGLHFRLCEQTQALHDAGNGRVGSVQFKNGEIIPADLVVMAAGIRPNTELAERAGIPCNRGILVNDTLQTYDPRIYAIGECASHRGIAYGLVAPLFEQAKVCANHLAQLGFARYQGSVTSTKLKVTGIDLFSAGDFMGGEGTETITLSDPIGGVYKKLVIKDDVLVGACLYGDTADGGWYFRQIRENHAIGEIRDHLMFGENSIGDVGHQGQDKAMSMADTAEVCGCNGVCKGTIVKAIQEHGLFSVDDVKKHTKAASSCGSCAGLVEQILINTVGGAADVKPKSEKAICGCSDLNHGQIRQAIREQHLLTIADTMSYLNWRTPNGCATCRPALNYYLISTWPGEARDDPQSRLINERAHANIQKDGTYSVVPRMWGGVTNPSELRRIADVADKYNVPMVKVTGGQRIDLLGIKKQDLPGVWKDLDMPSGHAYGKSIRTVKTCVGSEFCRFGTQNSTQLGIELEHDLFNMWSPHKVKLAVSGCPRNCSEAGIKDVGIIGVDSGWEMYIGGNGGIKTEVAEFFVKLKTAEEVREYNGAFLQLYREEAFYLERTVHYLQRVGMEHIKQAVLEDPERRKALNERLQFSLSFEQDPWKERLAQPQLKKEFEVIPVKNLEVPA